The genomic stretch CCACCTTTCCACATAATGTAAAATGCAACAATAAAATAGTCAAAAATTCCCTCTCAAAAAAATTTCATCTGCGAATTTATTGTAAAGGGAGGGTCACCACCCGGTCTACGCCAATTAATGGTAATTATTTATTGGCAGGGGGGCTACTCGTTTCTATTTATTTACAATTATTTTATACAATGTCATTATTGTAAAATTTATAAATATCTCGTCTTTTTTTCTTCTTCTTGCTTCCATTACGTTCAGGATGCTCTTTGTTATGACAAGCAGGACATATAGACTCCAAGTTATCCAGTTCAAAAGCTTTGCTTAAATCTTTTCTTAACTCCACTATATGATGAACTGTATTGGCTTCCTTAATTAACCCACGCCTTAAACATGGCTGGCATAAGTAATTATCCCTAATTAATACTATCTTCCTTACTCTCTGCCATCTTCTAGATTTATATATATTGTCATATTCATCTCTTGGTCTGGCCAAGTCTTACAGTCACCACCTTATATTCTCAAAATAAAAAAGCCTGTCCTTTTTACAATAGAACAAGCTTTTAACCTATTAGACTCTTTTCTTTAATTCTTCCATATCTGCTCCTATTTCATCCTTAAACCTCATAATCTTTAATTCCATATCAGCTTTTTCAGCTGGACTTTTAATCTTCCAGCATTCATCCTGCAATTTATTAATCTCTTTTTGCTTTTCTCTTATCTGTGGGTCTGTATAATAGCAGACATACCTTTCATTGCAGTGTGGACATATAAAGTAAGCTTCTCTTACATCAAGTGGAAGTCTTCTGGTCTTAAGGTTTATCTCAAACTTTTTACCGCATTTATCACATGCAACTTTATTCATAGCATCACCTCATTGCAGTTATAAAGCATTGGCTTATTTAATTCCATTACTATCTCCTTCTCTTATATTCATTTGTTTTAACATACTCTCTGCTTCTTTACTTGAGATTACCCTTTCATGTCCCCTGAAAGATTCAAGCCTTGCCTTCATCTCTGGACCTAATATAAGTTCTTCCCCTTCGTCTCCCACAAAATAAATCCCTTTTGCTTCCTCATTTATTCCTGAAACATATCCTACTGTAGTATTATTTATTTCATTATCTTTGTTTAAGTTTAAAGTTTCTTCTAATGAAGAACTAACCATAAATTATTCACTTCCTTTCTTCTGGTTTATTCTACCTTTTATTTACCATTTACTAGGATAAACTATTCTCAATTAGCCATAACTCTCACAGCTTTTAGTTTCCATCTTTATACAAACCTAGTAATACCAATAGTTTTCCCCATATACATAACTTCGCTAAACGAAACTTTAACGATCTTCTATATAATCCCATAACAAAAGGCACTTGAACTTAATCAAGTGCCTTACCCACTAATTGCCACTATACACATTATAGCACTTGACATACCCCCATTACTGTCATCTTTTTAAAAAGTTTTATTTAAATTCTCAATCCTCTTTTTTCTGCAAATAATTTTCTTGCATCTCTAAGCCAGCGATAAACTGTTTTCTGACTTGCAGGTATATATATTTCTGCTGTATGAACTCTTCTGTGTATATCGCCCTTTTCTAATTCCTTATCTGCATCTTTAAAGTAAACAGTCTCTATGGCCTGTACAATAGCCTTGCCTTGAGGTTTAACCCTAAGCTCTGCAACAGTAAGTTCTACAGCTTCCATATCTTTAATTTCTGCAAGCTTTTCATTGACTGCTCTTTCAGCTCTGATTATTGCTGCTTCAATTGG from Clostridium kluyveri DSM 555 encodes the following:
- a CDS encoding HNH endonuclease, with the translated sequence MARPRDEYDNIYKSRRWQRVRKIVLIRDNYLCQPCLRRGLIKEANTVHHIVELRKDLSKAFELDNLESICPACHNKEHPERNGSKKKKKRRDIYKFYNNDIV
- a CDS encoding transglycosylase, with the translated sequence MNKVACDKCGKKFEINLKTRRLPLDVREAYFICPHCNERYVCYYTDPQIREKQKEINKLQDECWKIKSPAEKADMELKIMRFKDEIGADMEELKKRV